The Meriones unguiculatus strain TT.TT164.6M chromosome 1, Bangor_MerUng_6.1, whole genome shotgun sequence genome has a segment encoding these proteins:
- the Snupn gene encoding snurportin-1 isoform X3, translated as MADRDATPEMHRGGRDGSASDSDGEGPGPPAPRIGESAERRRRAGAAPWYVGKMEELSEALASSFSVSQELNSTAAPHPRLSQYKSKYSSSEQSERRRQLLELQKSKRLDYVNHARRLAEDDWTGTESEDEEEMDIDPVKKLPKRYANQLMLSEWLIDVPSDLGEEWIVVVCPVGKRALIVASRGSTSAYTKSGYCVNRFSSLLPGGNRKNSTTAKDYTILDCIYSEVNQTYYVLDVMCWRGHPFYDCQTDFRFYWMHSKLPEEEGLGEKTKINPVDGLLFYHKQTHYSPGSTPLVGWLRPYMVSDILGVVVPSGPLTTKPEYAGHQLQQIIEHKRSQEDMKEKLTHKASENGHYELEHLSTPKMRSPPRSPESGMDN; from the exons ATGGCAGACCGCGACGCAACTCCCGAGATGCACCGCGGCGGGCGGGACGGAAGCGCGAGCGACTCTGACGGGGAGGGCCCAGGTCCACCAGCGCCGCGAATTGGTGAGTCCGCGGAGCGCCGGCGGCGTGCTGGAGCGGCCCCCTGGTACG taGGGAAGATGGAAGAACTGAGTGAAGCCCTAGCTAGTAGCTTTTCTGTGTCTCAAGAACTGAACAGCACAGCTGCCCCACACCCTCGCCTGTCCCAGTACAAATCCAAGTACAGTTCCTCGGAGCAGAGTGAGCGCCGTCGTCAGTTGCTAGAACTACAGAAATC CAAGCGGTTGGATTATGTGAACCATGCTAGAAGACTGGCTGAGGATGACTGGACAGGAACGGAGAGTGAGGATGAAGAGGAAATGGATATTGACCCTGTCAAGAAGTTACCAAAACGCTATGCTAATCAA TTGATGCTTTCTGAATGGTTAATTGACGTCCCTTCAGATTTGGGGGAAGAATGGATTGTGGTTGTGTGTCCTGTTGGGAAAAGAGCCCTTATCGTGGCCTCCAGG GGCTCAACCAGTGCCTACACCAAGAGTGGCTATTGTGTCAACaggttttcttcccttcttccaggAGGCAACAGGAAGAACTCAACAACAGCCAAAG ACTACACCATTCTGGACTGCATTTACAGTGAGGTGAACCAGACCTACTATGTTTTGGATGTGATGTGTTGGCGGGGACACCCTTTTTATGACTGTCAG ACTGATTTCCGATTCTACTGGATGCATTCAAAGTTACCAGAAGAAGAAGGACTTGGAGAGAAAACTAAGATTAATCCT GTAGATGGACTTCTCTTCTACCATAAACAGACTCACTATAGCCCTGGGAGTACTCCCTTGGTGGGCTGGCTGCGCCCCTACATGGTGTCAGATATTTTAGGTGTGGTTGTTCCATCTGGTCCACTTACCACCAAGCCAGAATATGCTGGGCACCAGCTCCAACAGATTATTGAGCACAAGAGGAGCCAGGAGGACATGAAGGAGAAACTCACACACAAGGCTTCTGAGAATGGGCACTATGAGCTGGAGCATCTGTCTACTCCCAAGATGAGGAGTCCTCCCCGAAGTCCTGAGAGCGGCATGGACAACTAA
- the Snupn gene encoding snurportin-1 isoform X2: MADRDATPEMHRGGRDGSASDSDGEGPGPPAPRIVGKMEELSEALASSFSVSQELNSTAAPHPRLSQYKSKYSSSEQSERRRQLLELQKSKRLDYVNHARRLAEDDWTGTESEDEEEMDIDPVKKLPKRYANQLMLSEWLIDVPSDLGEEWIVVVCPVGKRALIVASRGSTSAYTKSGYCVNRFSSLLPGGNRKNSTTAKDYTILDCIYSEVNQTYYVLDVMCWRGHPFYDCQTDFRFYWMHSKLPEEEGLGEKTKINPFKFVGLENFPCTPESLYKVLSMDFPFEVDGLLFYHKQTHYSPGSTPLVGWLRPYMVSDILGVVVPSGPLTTKPEYAGHQLQQIIEHKRSQEDMKEKLTHKASENGHYELEHLSTPKMRSPPRSPESGMDN; encoded by the exons ATGGCAGACCGCGACGCAACTCCCGAGATGCACCGCGGCGGGCGGGACGGAAGCGCGAGCGACTCTGACGGGGAGGGCCCAGGTCCACCAGCGCCGCGAATTG taGGGAAGATGGAAGAACTGAGTGAAGCCCTAGCTAGTAGCTTTTCTGTGTCTCAAGAACTGAACAGCACAGCTGCCCCACACCCTCGCCTGTCCCAGTACAAATCCAAGTACAGTTCCTCGGAGCAGAGTGAGCGCCGTCGTCAGTTGCTAGAACTACAGAAATC CAAGCGGTTGGATTATGTGAACCATGCTAGAAGACTGGCTGAGGATGACTGGACAGGAACGGAGAGTGAGGATGAAGAGGAAATGGATATTGACCCTGTCAAGAAGTTACCAAAACGCTATGCTAATCAA TTGATGCTTTCTGAATGGTTAATTGACGTCCCTTCAGATTTGGGGGAAGAATGGATTGTGGTTGTGTGTCCTGTTGGGAAAAGAGCCCTTATCGTGGCCTCCAGG GGCTCAACCAGTGCCTACACCAAGAGTGGCTATTGTGTCAACaggttttcttcccttcttccaggAGGCAACAGGAAGAACTCAACAACAGCCAAAG ACTACACCATTCTGGACTGCATTTACAGTGAGGTGAACCAGACCTACTATGTTTTGGATGTGATGTGTTGGCGGGGACACCCTTTTTATGACTGTCAG ACTGATTTCCGATTCTACTGGATGCATTCAAAGTTACCAGAAGAAGAAGGACTTGGAGAGAAAACTAAGATTAATCCT TTTAAGTTTGTGGGGCTAGAGAATTTCCCATGTACTCCTGAAAGCCTGTATAAGGTGCTGTCTATGGATTTTCCTTTTGAG GTAGATGGACTTCTCTTCTACCATAAACAGACTCACTATAGCCCTGGGAGTACTCCCTTGGTGGGCTGGCTGCGCCCCTACATGGTGTCAGATATTTTAGGTGTGGTTGTTCCATCTGGTCCACTTACCACCAAGCCAGAATATGCTGGGCACCAGCTCCAACAGATTATTGAGCACAAGAGGAGCCAGGAGGACATGAAGGAGAAACTCACACACAAGGCTTCTGAGAATGGGCACTATGAGCTGGAGCATCTGTCTACTCCCAAGATGAGGAGTCCTCCCCGAAGTCCTGAGAGCGGCATGGACAACTAA
- the Snupn gene encoding snurportin-1 isoform X1, whose protein sequence is MADRDATPEMHRGGRDGSASDSDGEGPGPPAPRIGESAERRRRAGAAPWYVGKMEELSEALASSFSVSQELNSTAAPHPRLSQYKSKYSSSEQSERRRQLLELQKSKRLDYVNHARRLAEDDWTGTESEDEEEMDIDPVKKLPKRYANQLMLSEWLIDVPSDLGEEWIVVVCPVGKRALIVASRGSTSAYTKSGYCVNRFSSLLPGGNRKNSTTAKDYTILDCIYSEVNQTYYVLDVMCWRGHPFYDCQTDFRFYWMHSKLPEEEGLGEKTKINPFKFVGLENFPCTPESLYKVLSMDFPFEVDGLLFYHKQTHYSPGSTPLVGWLRPYMVSDILGVVVPSGPLTTKPEYAGHQLQQIIEHKRSQEDMKEKLTHKASENGHYELEHLSTPKMRSPPRSPESGMDN, encoded by the exons ATGGCAGACCGCGACGCAACTCCCGAGATGCACCGCGGCGGGCGGGACGGAAGCGCGAGCGACTCTGACGGGGAGGGCCCAGGTCCACCAGCGCCGCGAATTGGTGAGTCCGCGGAGCGCCGGCGGCGTGCTGGAGCGGCCCCCTGGTACG taGGGAAGATGGAAGAACTGAGTGAAGCCCTAGCTAGTAGCTTTTCTGTGTCTCAAGAACTGAACAGCACAGCTGCCCCACACCCTCGCCTGTCCCAGTACAAATCCAAGTACAGTTCCTCGGAGCAGAGTGAGCGCCGTCGTCAGTTGCTAGAACTACAGAAATC CAAGCGGTTGGATTATGTGAACCATGCTAGAAGACTGGCTGAGGATGACTGGACAGGAACGGAGAGTGAGGATGAAGAGGAAATGGATATTGACCCTGTCAAGAAGTTACCAAAACGCTATGCTAATCAA TTGATGCTTTCTGAATGGTTAATTGACGTCCCTTCAGATTTGGGGGAAGAATGGATTGTGGTTGTGTGTCCTGTTGGGAAAAGAGCCCTTATCGTGGCCTCCAGG GGCTCAACCAGTGCCTACACCAAGAGTGGCTATTGTGTCAACaggttttcttcccttcttccaggAGGCAACAGGAAGAACTCAACAACAGCCAAAG ACTACACCATTCTGGACTGCATTTACAGTGAGGTGAACCAGACCTACTATGTTTTGGATGTGATGTGTTGGCGGGGACACCCTTTTTATGACTGTCAG ACTGATTTCCGATTCTACTGGATGCATTCAAAGTTACCAGAAGAAGAAGGACTTGGAGAGAAAACTAAGATTAATCCT TTTAAGTTTGTGGGGCTAGAGAATTTCCCATGTACTCCTGAAAGCCTGTATAAGGTGCTGTCTATGGATTTTCCTTTTGAG GTAGATGGACTTCTCTTCTACCATAAACAGACTCACTATAGCCCTGGGAGTACTCCCTTGGTGGGCTGGCTGCGCCCCTACATGGTGTCAGATATTTTAGGTGTGGTTGTTCCATCTGGTCCACTTACCACCAAGCCAGAATATGCTGGGCACCAGCTCCAACAGATTATTGAGCACAAGAGGAGCCAGGAGGACATGAAGGAGAAACTCACACACAAGGCTTCTGAGAATGGGCACTATGAGCTGGAGCATCTGTCTACTCCCAAGATGAGGAGTCCTCCCCGAAGTCCTGAGAGCGGCATGGACAACTAA
- the Snupn gene encoding snurportin-1 isoform X4 gives MEELSEALASSFSVSQELNSTAAPHPRLSQYKSKYSSSEQSERRRQLLELQKSKRLDYVNHARRLAEDDWTGTESEDEEEMDIDPVKKLPKRYANQLMLSEWLIDVPSDLGEEWIVVVCPVGKRALIVASRGSTSAYTKSGYCVNRFSSLLPGGNRKNSTTAKDYTILDCIYSEVNQTYYVLDVMCWRGHPFYDCQTDFRFYWMHSKLPEEEGLGEKTKINPFKFVGLENFPCTPESLYKVLSMDFPFEVDGLLFYHKQTHYSPGSTPLVGWLRPYMVSDILGVVVPSGPLTTKPEYAGHQLQQIIEHKRSQEDMKEKLTHKASENGHYELEHLSTPKMRSPPRSPESGMDN, from the exons ATGGAAGAACTGAGTGAAGCCCTAGCTAGTAGCTTTTCTGTGTCTCAAGAACTGAACAGCACAGCTGCCCCACACCCTCGCCTGTCCCAGTACAAATCCAAGTACAGTTCCTCGGAGCAGAGTGAGCGCCGTCGTCAGTTGCTAGAACTACAGAAATC CAAGCGGTTGGATTATGTGAACCATGCTAGAAGACTGGCTGAGGATGACTGGACAGGAACGGAGAGTGAGGATGAAGAGGAAATGGATATTGACCCTGTCAAGAAGTTACCAAAACGCTATGCTAATCAA TTGATGCTTTCTGAATGGTTAATTGACGTCCCTTCAGATTTGGGGGAAGAATGGATTGTGGTTGTGTGTCCTGTTGGGAAAAGAGCCCTTATCGTGGCCTCCAGG GGCTCAACCAGTGCCTACACCAAGAGTGGCTATTGTGTCAACaggttttcttcccttcttccaggAGGCAACAGGAAGAACTCAACAACAGCCAAAG ACTACACCATTCTGGACTGCATTTACAGTGAGGTGAACCAGACCTACTATGTTTTGGATGTGATGTGTTGGCGGGGACACCCTTTTTATGACTGTCAG ACTGATTTCCGATTCTACTGGATGCATTCAAAGTTACCAGAAGAAGAAGGACTTGGAGAGAAAACTAAGATTAATCCT TTTAAGTTTGTGGGGCTAGAGAATTTCCCATGTACTCCTGAAAGCCTGTATAAGGTGCTGTCTATGGATTTTCCTTTTGAG GTAGATGGACTTCTCTTCTACCATAAACAGACTCACTATAGCCCTGGGAGTACTCCCTTGGTGGGCTGGCTGCGCCCCTACATGGTGTCAGATATTTTAGGTGTGGTTGTTCCATCTGGTCCACTTACCACCAAGCCAGAATATGCTGGGCACCAGCTCCAACAGATTATTGAGCACAAGAGGAGCCAGGAGGACATGAAGGAGAAACTCACACACAAGGCTTCTGAGAATGGGCACTATGAGCTGGAGCATCTGTCTACTCCCAAGATGAGGAGTCCTCCCCGAAGTCCTGAGAGCGGCATGGACAACTAA